One window from the genome of Cricetulus griseus strain 17A/GY chromosome 2, alternate assembly CriGri-PICRH-1.0, whole genome shotgun sequence encodes:
- the LOC100760524 gene encoding COMM domain-containing protein 9 isoform X1, protein MAALTVENFEVLQSLLKASSKDIIRQLCQESFSSSALDSEKLLDVTCSSLSVTQEEAEKLLQALHRFTRLVAFRDLSSAEAILPLFLENFHQNLKNLLTKIILEHISTWRTEAQANQISLPYLVDLDWRVDIKTSSDSISRMAVSSCLLQMKIQEDSSLCEDKPYISAVTMELSKEMLATMLDGLGRIRDQLSAVANK, encoded by the coding sequence ATGGCAGCCTTGACAGTGGAGAATTTTGAGGTGCTCCAGAGCCTGCTGAAGGCCTCCTCGAAAGATATCATCAGACAATTGTGCCAAGAAAGCTTTTCCAGTTCAGCCCTTGACTCAGAGAAACTCTTGGATGTTACATGTTCCAGCTTGTCTGTGacccaggaggaggcagagaaactgCTCCAGGCTCTACACCGATTCACTAGGTTGGTGGCATTCCGAGACCTCTCCTCTGCCGAAGCaattctgcctctctttctgGAAAATTTCCACCAAAACCTCAAAAACCTGTTGACAAAAATCATCCTGGAGCACATATCTACTTGGAGAACTGAAGCCCAAGCAAACCAGATCTCTCTGCCATACCTGGTGGACCTGGACTGGAGAGTGGATATCAAAACCTCCTCAGACAGCATCAGCCGCATGgctgtctcctcctgcctgctCCAGATGAAGATACAAGAAGATTCTAGTCTGTGTGAAGACAAACCCTACATCTCAGCTGTGACCATGGAACTAAGCAAGGAAATGCTGGCTACTATGTTAGATGGTCTGGGCCGAATCCGGGACCAGCTTTCTGCTGTAGCCAATAAATAG
- the LOC100760524 gene encoding COMM domain-containing protein 9 isoform X2, protein MAALTVENFEVLQSLLKKLLQALHRFTRLVAFRDLSSAEAILPLFLENFHQNLKNLLTKIILEHISTWRTEAQANQISLPYLVDLDWRVDIKTSSDSISRMAVSSCLLQMKIQEDSSLCEDKPYISAVTMELSKEMLATMLDGLGRIRDQLSAVANK, encoded by the exons ATGGCAGCCTTGACAGTGGAGAATTTTGAGGTGCTCCAGAGCCTGCTGAAG aaactgCTCCAGGCTCTACACCGATTCACTAGGTTGGTGGCATTCCGAGACCTCTCCTCTGCCGAAGCaattctgcctctctttctgGAAAATTTCCACCAAAACCTCAAAAACCTGTTGACAAAAATCATCCTGGAGCACATATCTACTTGGAGAACTGAAGCCCAAGCAAACCAGATCTCTCTGCCATACCTGGTGGACCTGGACTGGAGAGTGGATATCAAAACCTCCTCAGACAGCATCAGCCGCATGgctgtctcctcctgcctgctCCAGATGAAGATACAAGAAGATTCTAGTCTGTGTGAAGACAAACCCTACATCTCAGCTGTGACCATGGAACTAAGCAAGGAAATGCTGGCTACTATGTTAGATGGTCTGGGCCGAATCCGGGACCAGCTTTCTGCTGTAGCCAATAAATAG